A single region of the Desulfovermiculus halophilus DSM 18834 genome encodes:
- a CDS encoding cation:proton antiporter, which translates to MVELLIHVIVVACLGSGLILFTGGGVGILRMPDFYSRLHPAGKLDTLGLMLMVVGLAVYNITWQHFDLPNVLVSVKMLLIAGFMFHSSPTATHAIVDAGIQAGMMPWRKTETRRG; encoded by the coding sequence ATGGTTGAACTTCTCATACATGTCATTGTTGTGGCCTGTTTGGGCAGCGGTCTTATTCTCTTTACCGGCGGTGGAGTAGGCATCCTGCGTATGCCGGATTTCTACAGCCGTCTGCATCCGGCCGGCAAGCTGGATACTCTGGGGCTGATGCTCATGGTCGTGGGCCTTGCTGTGTATAATATCACTTGGCAGCATTTCGATCTGCCCAATGTTTTGGTCAGTGTCAAAATGCTGCTTATCGCCGGGTTCATGTTTCATTCCAGCCCGACGGCCACCCATGCTATAGTGGATGCCGGGATTCAGGCCGGAATGATGCCCTGGCGCAAAACAGAGACAAGGAGGGGCTAG
- a CDS encoding Na(+)/H(+) antiporter subunit B encodes MLWQIDLVILALVIVCAIAAISVRDLLGTAILFGAYSFMMCLLWAVMGAVDVAFTEASVGAGVSSVFVVAAVFRTTRRTKD; translated from the coding sequence GTGCTCTGGCAGATTGACCTCGTCATTCTCGCCCTGGTCATCGTCTGTGCCATTGCCGCCATATCAGTCCGCGATCTTTTGGGCACAGCCATACTGTTCGGGGCCTACAGCTTTATGATGTGCCTGTTGTGGGCGGTCATGGGCGCGGTGGATGTGGCCTTCACCGAGGCCTCGGTTGGGGCCGGAGTGAGCTCGGTTTTTGTTGTGGCCGCTGTATTTCGAACAACACGGAGGACCAAGGATTGA
- a CDS encoding Na(+)/H(+) antiporter subunit B: MKLAGLIIVMICGGLLLTATQDFPAWGDPSSPASTHLSPHFITEALHETGAPNLVTAVLADYRGYDTMFETVVVFGAGLACILLLRTYTQRTRGREYRHIPTGIVIHIQDPNKAPKGQREFQLIDNMWVPHDLIIKTVCRILIPFIQIFGLYVVCHGDFSPGGGFQGGVIFGASLILLALSFDLRTFLEQMSEKALGLLCALGVVIYSGIGCMCILLGGNFLDYSQLAAVLPVDPGHVRALGMLGVEIGVGFSVMSVMAILYVNIASAGRHNQGL, encoded by the coding sequence TTGAAACTGGCCGGCTTGATCATCGTCATGATTTGCGGCGGGCTCCTGCTCACGGCAACCCAGGATTTTCCGGCCTGGGGCGATCCGTCCTCCCCGGCCAGCACCCATCTCTCTCCGCACTTCATCACCGAGGCCCTGCACGAGACAGGGGCTCCGAATCTGGTGACCGCGGTTCTGGCCGACTACCGGGGGTACGACACCATGTTCGAAACCGTGGTGGTTTTCGGGGCCGGGCTGGCCTGCATCCTGTTGCTGCGCACCTATACCCAGCGGACCAGAGGGCGGGAGTACAGGCATATACCCACCGGGATCGTCATCCATATCCAGGACCCGAACAAGGCACCCAAAGGTCAGCGGGAATTCCAGCTCATCGACAACATGTGGGTCCCGCACGACCTGATCATCAAGACCGTGTGCCGGATCTTGATTCCTTTCATCCAGATCTTCGGGCTGTACGTCGTCTGCCACGGGGATTTCAGCCCAGGAGGCGGATTCCAGGGCGGGGTGATTTTTGGGGCCAGCCTCATTCTTCTGGCCTTGTCCTTTGATCTGCGGACCTTCCTGGAGCAGATGTCAGAAAAGGCCCTGGGATTGCTGTGTGCCCTGGGAGTGGTCATTTACTCCGGGATCGGATGCATGTGCATTCTGTTGGGCGGCAACTTCCTGGACTACAGTCAGCTCGCGGCTGTGCTCCCGGTGGACCCGGGCCATGTCCGGGCCCTGGGGATGCTGGGCGTGGAGATCGGGGTCGGATTCTCGGTCATGTCGGTCATGGCCATTTTGTATGTGAACATTGCTTCTGCGGGACGGCACAACCAAGGGCTGTAA
- a CDS encoding cation:proton antiporter subunit C: protein MPDIVTEIIHKYNYWLYIILMMIGLYAMIAKNNLIKKLIGMNIFQTAIILFFISIGYKEDATIPIIVGGHGPEMSHQAIEAAQYMNPLPHVLMLTAIVVSVATLGVALALVIMVYQRYQTLEEDEIRMRVTQ from the coding sequence ATGCCTGATATAGTGACTGAGATCATCCATAAGTACAACTATTGGCTGTATATCATCCTGATGATGATCGGGCTGTACGCCATGATCGCCAAGAACAATCTGATCAAGAAGCTGATCGGGATGAATATCTTCCAAACCGCTATCATCCTGTTCTTTATCTCCATCGGCTACAAGGAAGACGCCACCATCCCTATCATTGTCGGCGGCCATGGACCTGAGATGAGCCATCAGGCCATAGAGGCTGCCCAGTATATGAACCCCTTGCCCCATGTGCTCATGCTCACGGCCATCGTGGTCTCCGTGGCCACCCTGGGTGTTGCCCTGGCCTTGGTGATCATGGTCTATCAGCGCTATCAGACCCTTGAGGAAGACGAAATCCGAATGCGAGTTACGCAATGA